The Syngnathus typhle isolate RoL2023-S1 ecotype Sweden linkage group LG6, RoL_Styp_1.0, whole genome shotgun sequence genome has a window encoding:
- the LOC133155199 gene encoding mediator of RNA polymerase II transcription subunit 13-like isoform X2, which produces MTSCFVPNGASLEDCHSNLFCLADLTGIKWRRFVWEGPTSSPILFPVTEEDPILCSFSRCMAADVLSVWRRHPTPGRRELWLFWWGDDPSFAELIHNELLSEEDGEWESGLSYECRTLLFKAIHNLLERCLMNRGFVRIGKWFVKPYQKDEKVINKSEHLSCAFTFFVHGDSSVCTSVEIAQHQPLQRLSEEHLSLAQQSSSALQVILSPYGLNGSLTGQGFKMSDHPTQKLIEEWRQFYPISPNPKEIQEEKMEDGDWEDDSLAAVEVLVAGVRMVYPSCLVLLPLTDLPAVVSQGSSNPSGSTCGSGAQSGQAPHRDPAMSSVTLTPPTSPEEAQTGYQPAHKWHKLSSASDGFSNNNTLHGGKIPRRLASHMVESVWQEYNINRTGNKRKFTNLTNGTCEDEADKTGLWDFMEPVHRPHCNCSRHKNPKQRPINTSGHPPSSGQPTPPAPKHKLVEKLEKGEKQQKRPQTPFHHRNSVSDEQPLEPQTPRLCLRGQEEGTYPSLHHVDTAAPPKAPTPHTHGPPADLAGSPPPPPLSPHPCDHADGDRTPSGMKNSTPIHQPFYPPSVEPCLLPQKSSSEEPPPESTPMPLPFPPPFNETSEPTVFIGSAVNPNEDSGHNPWKYFNLPKKKAAIFHTPLLPADKVRDDSGGGAGAESVVSVTELMVGSMQPLKVSQDVVKTYAQRRNTYMSCATTDGDHSGEPDPYAFDEGDEEFSFREKRDKSGVERDGSKKHKLDDGSASADEGQGPSGSKPAASTSLIHENDLAVSYSDLDKIFNSDEDELAPGAKRASAGVDDKFVSKEAKPASLDPLASISTADLHKMFPTPPSTDQQGYSPMNSGSKDSLEAGAGLTLLDSSQLNNHFKMEVEEGFCSPKPTEVKDFSFVYKPETSQPFIGCSMYAPLKTLPSQCLMPIKLPEHKCVYMRNWSIGKMELMPAVVSKDSNIPSVEPDDIQSHTPQTHTPVMSSSAPPSNSGAGILPSPATPRFSVPTPRTPRTPRTPRGPSSVQGSLKYDNSDLYSPASTSSTCRPLSSVEPATVPSVPEAHSLYVTLILSESVMNLFKDCNFDSCCVCVCNMNIRGADVGVYLKDNGEAQYPCTCGFSAVANRRFGQSAGLFLEDELDVVGRGSDAGRDTERCFEELRASAKHKSCSLKEKPPDELILLLQDQCTNPFAPMGGVEYPKRSSAPSSFVRVEERDCYNDCYMALEHGRQFMDNMSGGKVDESLVKSTCLHQWPKCKSADMNKLFSQDVLRVLLSLQPVLQDTIQKKRSVRSWGVQGPLTWQQFHKMAGRGSYGTDESPEPLPIPTFLVGYEYDFVVLSPFGLPYWEKLLLDPFGSQRDVGFVVVCPESETLLCRAKTFFKDLSAMYEACQLGQHRPICKSHPEGILKVGSTEGRSMAEQPLSDWFLKMAARDGNSDAFNKLKVFAQVCRYDLAPYLAEQSLDSSLLSQRNPATAASSQSSASSGNSNATQINSAPPPAPSGNQAMGGLSSSKPGAYAPFGAGGLQGSAAHNGPQSNPQGPGAENGATAQSSSEAPESTMERDKVGRPTDGESHAISYPPAIVVYIVDPFSYTDADREVHSSAYTLGLLRCYTEMLQFLPSRIRNAVSVQIVPCQYLLQPVHSGERHLYGQHLKSLAFSVFTQCRRPLPKSTNFKALTGFGPGLAIDMALKNPERPECLRLYTPPFILAPVKDKQTELGETFGEASQKYNILFVGYCLSHDQRWLLASCTDQHGELLESCIISIDVPNRARRKMGSARRLGLQKLWDWCLGLVQVTSLPWRVVIGRLGRMGHGELRDWSILLSRRNLQSLSKRLKETCRMCGISAADTPSILSACLVAMEPQGSFVVMPDSVSTGSVFGRSTTLNMQTSQLSTPQDTSCTHILVFPTSAMVQVNTNTSEPIDINFNPINPDGSDEIGIFGLFDNDMVDPDIISILPNSPTTSPVHSPGSHYHQGGDGSKGQSADRMESHEEALNILQQPMALGYFVSTAKAGPLPDWFWSACPQAQNQCPLFLKASLHLHVSSVQSDELLHSKHSHPLDSNHTSDVLRFVLEQYNALSWLTCDPATQDRRSCLPVHFVVLTQMYNFIMNML; this is translated from the exons ATGACTTCGTGCTTTGTACCAAACGGGGCCAGTTTGGAGGACTGCCACTCCAACCTCTTCTGCCTG GCTGATTTGACCGGGATCAAATGGCGACGCTTTGTGTGGGAAGGCCCCACGTCGTCGCCCATCCTCTTCCCCGTGACCGAGGAGGACCCCATCTTGTGCAGCTTCAGCCGGTGCATGGCGGCCGACGTGCTGAGCGTGTGGCGGCGGCATCCCACGCCCGGTCGCCGGGAACTCTGGCTCTTCTGGTGGGGCGACGACCCCAGCTTCGCCGAGCTCATCCATAACGAACTCTTGA GCGAGGAGGACGGCGAGTGGGAAAGCGGCCTGTCCTACGAGTGTCGCACGCTCCTGTTCAAAGCCATCCACAACCTGCTGGAGCGCTGCCTCATGAACCGCGGCTTTGTACGCATCGGCAAGTGGTTTGTGAAGCCTTATCAGAAGGACGAGAAAGTCATCAATAAAAG CGAGCATCTGTCCTGCGCGTTCACATTTTTCGTGCACGGCGACAGCAGCGTGTGCACCAGCGTGGAGATTGCGCAACACCAGCCTCTGCAGCGGCTGAGCGAGGAGCACCTGAGCCTCGCCCAGCAGAGCTCCAGCGCCTTGCAAG TCATCCTGAGCCCGTACGGCCTGAACGGTTCCCTCACGGGCCAGGGCTTCAAAATGTCAGACCACCCCACGCAGAAGCTCATCGAAGAGTGGCGGCAGTTTTATCCCATCAGCCCCAATCCTAAGGAGATCcaggaggagaagatggaggaCGGCGACTGGGAGGATGACTCCCTGGCGGCCGTGGAGGTTCTCGTTG CTGGAGTGAGGATGGTGTACCCTTCCTGTCTGGTGCTCCTCCCCCTGACAGATCTCCCCGCAGTGGTCTCTCAAGGTTCATCCAACCCCTCAGGAAGCACGTGCGGCAGCGGCGCTCAGTCAGGTCAGGCCCCTCACAGAGATCCCGCCATGTCCTCTGTCACGCTGACGCCACCAACGTCGCCGGAGGAAGCTCAGACTG GCTATCAGCCAGCACACAAGTGGCATAAATTGTCTTCTGCGTCCGACGGCTTCAGTAACAACAACACTCTTCACGGGGGGAAAATCCCTCGAAGGCTGGCCAGCCACATGGTGGAGTCCGTTTGGCAGGAGTACAACATAAACCGCACAGGGAACAA GAGGAAGTTTACAAACTTGACCAACGGGACTTGTGAGGACGAGGCAGACAAAACCGGGCTGTGGGATTTCATGGAGCCCGTCCACAGGCCACATTGCAATTGTTCAAG GCATAAGAATCCGAAGCAGCGGCCCATCAACACCTCAGGACATCCGCCGTCGTCAGGCCAGCCCACCCCGCCAGCCCCAAAGCACAAGCTGGTGGAGAAGCTGGAGAAGGGCGAGAAGCAGCAAAAGAGGCCGCAAACTCCCTTTCACCACCGCAACTCTGTGAGCGACGAGCAGCCGCTGGAGCCTCAGACGCCCAGGCTGTGCCTGCGAGGGCAGGAGGAGGGCACCTACCCCAGCCTGCACCACGTGGACACGGCCGCGCCCCCCAAAGCGCCCACGCCGCACACCCACGGCCCCCCCGCCGACCTGGCGGgctcgccgccgcccccgccgctCAGCCCGCACCCGTGCGACCACGCCGACGGCGACCGGACTCCGAGCGGCATGAAGAACTCCACGCCCATTCACCAGCCCTTTTACCCGCCTTCGGTGGAGCCTTGCCTGCTGCCTCAGAAGAGCTCGTCGGAAGAGCCCCCTCCGGAGAGCACGCCCATGCCTTTGCCCTTCCCCCCACCCTTTAACGAAACCTCGGAGCCCACCGTCTTTATCGGCTCCGCCGTCAACCCCAACGAAGATTCCGGACACAACCCCTGGAAGTATTTCAACCTGCCGAAGAAGAAGGCGGCCATCTTTCACACACCTCTGCTACCTGCCGATAAAGTACGAGATGACTCTGGAGGCGGCGCGGGAGCCGAAAGCGTCGTGTCTGTTACAGA GTTGATGGTGGGCTCCATGCAGCCTCTCAAAGTGTCCCAGGACGTGGTGAAGACCTACGCCCAGCGGAGGAATACATACATGTCCTGCGCCACGACGGACGGCGACCACAGCGGCGAGCCGGACCCATATGCCTTTGACGAAGGGGACGAGGAATTCAGTTTCAGGGAAAAGAGGGACAAGTCTGGAGTTGAGAGGGATGGGAGCAAGAAACATAAG CTGGATGACGGATCGGCTTCAGCCGACG AAGGTCAAGGTCCATCAGGCAGCAAGCCAGCCGCCTCCACCAGCCTCATCCATGAGAACGACTTGGCCGTGTCCTACAGCGACTTGGATAAGATCTTCAATTCGGATGAAGATGAGTTAGCG CCTGGAGCCAAAAGAGCCAGCGCTGGCGTAGATGACAAGTTTGTCTCGAAAGAAGCAAAGCCCGCCTCTTTGGACCCCTTGGCTTCCATCA GCACGGCAGACCTGCACAAGATGTTTCCCACCCCACCGTCGACGGACCAGCAGGGCTACTCCCCCATGAACTCCGGCAGCAAGGACAGCCTGGAAGCGGGGGCCGGCCTCACCCTGCTGGACAGCAGCCAGCTCAACAACCATTTCAagatggaggtggaggagggttTCTGCAGCCCCAAGCCCACTGAAGTAAAG GACTTTTCTTTTGTGTACAAGCCGGAGACGAGTCAGCCTTTTATCGGCTGCTCCATGTACGCCCCTCTTAAGACCCTGCCCAGTCAGTGTCTGATGCCAATCAAGCTGCCCGAGCACAAATGCGTGTACATGCGGAACTGGAGCATCGGCAAAATGGAGCTGATGCCAGCGGTGGTGAGCAAAGACAG cAACATCCCAAGCGTGGAGCCCGATGACATCCAGAGCCACACCCCTCAGACCCACACGCCCGTCATGTCCAGCAGCGCCCCTCCCAGCAACAGTGGCGCGGGCATCCTCCCGTCGCCGGCCACGCCCCGTTTCTCCGTGCCCACGCCTCGCACTCCCCGCACCCCTCGAACGCCGCGCGGGCCCTCCAGCGTCCAGGGCTCGCTCAAGTACGACAACTCTGACCTCTACTCCCCGGCTTCCACTTCCTCCACCTGCCGGCCGCTCAGCTCGGTGGAGCCGGCCACCGTCCCGTCCGTCCCTGAGGCGCACAGCCTCTACGTCACGCTCATCCTCTCCGAGTCGGTCATGAACCTCTTCAAGGACTGCAACTTCGACAGCtgctgcgtgtgcgtgtgcaacaTGAACATCCGCGGCGCCGACGTGGGCGTGTACCTGAAGGACAACGGCGAGGCCCAGTACCCCTGCACGTGCGGCTTCAGCGCCGTCGCCAATCGCCGCTTCGGCCAGTCCGCCGGGCTCTTCCTGGAGGACGAGCTGGACGTGGTGGGCCGCGGCTCGGACGCCGGCCGCGACACGGAGCGCTGCTTCGAAGAGCTGCGGGCGTCCGCCAAGCACAAGTCGTGCAGTCTGAAGGAGAAACCGCCCGACGAGCTCATTCTACTTCTCCAGGACCAGTGTACCAACCCGTTTGCGCCCATGGGAGGCGTGGAGTACCCCAAACGGAGCTCCGCCCCCAGCTCCTTTGTGAGGGTGGAGGAGAGAGACTGTTATAACGACTGCTACATGGCGCTGGAGCACGGCCGGCAGTTCATGGACAACATGTCGGGAGGCAAAGTGGACGAAAGTCTCGTGAAAAGCACTTGTCTTCATCAGTGGCCAAAATGCAAAT CGGCGGACATGAACAAGCTGTTCTCTCAGGACGTGCTGCGGGTGCTGTTGTCCCTCCAGCCTGTCTTGCAGGACACCATTCAGAAGAAGAGAAGCGTGCGCTCGTGGGGCGTTCAAGGACCCCTCACCTGGCAGCAGTTCCACAAGATGGCCGGGAGGGGGTCTTATG GTACAGACGAGTCTCCCGAGCCGCTGCCCATCCCGACATTTCTGGTGGGCTACGAGTACGACTTTGTGGTGCTGTCCCCCTTCGGCTTGCCCTACTGGGAAAAGCTGCTCCTGGATCCCTTCGGCTCCCAGAGGGATGTGGGCTTTGTCGTCGTCTGCCCGGAAAGCGAAACGCTCCTCTGCCGGGCCAAAACGTTCTTCAAAGATTTGAGCGCCATGTATGAG GCGTGCCAGCTCGGCCAGCACAGGCCCATCTGCAAAAGCCATCCCGAGGGCATCCTGAAGGTCGGCAGCACAGAAGGCAGGAGCATGGCCGAGCAGCCCCTCAGCGACTGGTTCCTCAAGATGGCCGCCAGAGACGGCAACAGCGACGCCTTCAATAAACTCAAAGTCTTTGCTCAAGTGTGCCGCTACGATCTAG CTCCCTACCTAGCAGAGCAGTCTCTGGACAGCTCCCTCCTATCCCAGCGCAACCCCGCCACTGCCGCATCTTCTCAGAGCTCCGCCTCTTCAGGAAACTCAAACGCCACCCAGATCAACAGCGCCCCTCCGCCCGCCCCCTCCGGCAACCAGGCCATGGGTGGGTTGTCGTCGTCCAAGCCGGGCGCCTACGCCCCGTTCGGAGCCGGCGGGCTGCAGGGTAGCGCGGCGCATAACGGGCCCCAGTCCAACCCACAAGGCCCGGGTGCGGAAAATGGAGCCACTGCCCAAAGCTCGAGTGAGGCACCCGAGAG CACAATGGAGAGAGACAAAGTGGGCAGGCCGACGGACGGCGAGTCGCACGCCATCTCCTACCCGCCCGCCATCGTGGTGTACATAGTGGACCCGTTCAGCTACACCGACGCCGACCGCGAGGTCCATTCCAGCGCTTACACGCTGGGCCTCTTGCGCTGCTACACGGAGATGCTCCAGTTCCTTCCCAGTCGCATCAGAAACGCCGTCTCCGTGCAG ATCGTTCCGTGCCAGTACCTCCTGCAGCCGGTGCACAGCGGCGAGCGGCACCTGTACGGCCAGCACCTCAAGTCGCTCGCCTTCTCCGTCTTCACGCAATGTCGCCGACCGCTGCCTAAATCCACCAACTTCAAAGCTCTGACCGGTTTCGGTCCCGGCCTTGCCATCGACATGGCGCTCAAAAACCCAGAG AGGCCGGAGTGTCTGCGTCTGTACACGCCGCCTTTCATTCTGGCCCCGGTGAAAGATAAGCAGACGGAGCTAGGCGAGACTTTCGGCGAGGCGTCGCAGAAGTACAACATCCTGTTTGTGGGCTACTGCCTGTCGCACGACCAGCGCTGGCTGCTGGCCTCCTGTACCGACCAGCACGGCGAGCTGCTGGAGAGCTGCATCATCAGCATCGACGTGCCCAACAG GGCCCGCAGGAAAATGGGCTCGGCCCGACGGCTGGGTCTGCAGAAGCTGTGGGATTGGTGCCTGGGCTTGGTGCAGGTGACTTCACTGCCGTGGAGGGTGGTGATTGGTCGCCTGGGGAGGATGGGCCACGGCGAGCTCAGAG ACTGGAGTATTCTGCTGAGCAGGAGGAACCTTCAGTCCCTCAGCAAACGCTTGAAAGAGACCTGCCGGATGTGCGGCATCTCCGCCGCCGACACTCCCAGCATCCTTAGCGCCTGCCTGGTCGCCATGGAGCCTCAAGGTTCTTTTGTGGTCATGCCAG ATTCGGTGTCGACGGGCTCGGTGTTCGGCCGCAGCACCACGCTCAACATGCAGACGTCGCAGCTGAGCACGCCGCAGGACACGTCGTGCACGCACATCTTGGTGTTTCCCACCTCGGCCATGGTGCAGGTCAACACCAACACGTCGGAGCCCATCGACATCAACTTCAACCCCATTAATCCAG ACGGCTCCGACGAAATTGGCATCTTCGGGCTGTTCGACAACGACATGGTAGACCCGGACATCATCAGCATCCTGCCCAACTCGCCCACCACCTCCCCTGTTCACTCGCCCGGCTCGCATTACCACCAGGGCGGCGACGGAAGCAAG GGTCAGAGCGCGGATCGCATGGAATCTCACGAGGAGGCGTTGAACATCCTGCAGCAACCCATGGCGCTGGGCTACTTTGTGTCCACTGCCAAGGCCGGCCCGCTACCCGACTGGTTTTGGTCAGCCTGTCCTCAAGCTCAGAACCAGTGTCCTCTGTTCCTCAAG GCTTCTCTGCACCTGCACGTGTCTTCTGTCCAATCCGACGAGCTGCTGCACAGTAAACACTCCCATCCCCTCGACTCCAACCACACCTCAGACGTCCTCAG ATTTGTCCTGGAGCAGTACAACGCCCTCTCCTGGCTGACGTGCGACCCCGCCACTCAGGACCGCCGCTCCTGTCTGCCTGTTCACTTTGTGGTGCTGACGCAGATGTACAATTTCATCATGAACATGCTCTGA